GGCCGCAGCCACAGGTCGTCCTCGACGTCGGCGGTACGCGCGTGCCGGTGGTCGGCCAGCATCGCGGCGAGCGGCTCGTCGACCGGGCGGTAGCGGGCCCGCACCCCGGAGACGAGGTCGATCGACAGCAAGAACCGCCACAGCGCGGCGCGCGCCACCGGGTCCGCCGCGTGCAGCTCCCGGACCTTCAGCACGGCCCCTTCGTCGGGCGACTCCAGGGTGCGGCGGTCCACCGTGTCGTACACGACGAAGCCGTCGTCACCGTCGGGTCCACTGTGGACGGCGACGACGTGGCTGCCCGTCGGGCCGGCGAGGCGGTCGTGCGCGATCGGCCACCACTCGGCGGGCCGGCCGATCATCCCGGCCCGGTGCAGCCCGATCCGCCGGTACAGCCCGGGAATCTCCGCCAGCGCTTCCTGCGGCGTGAGCATCCGGACGTCACCCGCCGCCGGCACGCGGTCGTGGAGCCGGGCCGCGGGCCTGGGCAGCCACACGGTCTTGCCGAGCGCGGCCGAACCGTAGCCGAACCGGCCGTAGATGGTGGGCTCGCTGGCGTGCAGGGCGGCCAGCGGGATTCCGCGCGCGACGAAGTCCTCCAGCTGCACCGCCATCATCGCGGTGAGCACCCCGCGGCGGGTGCGGTCGGCGCGGACCCCGATGCCGTCGACCGCACCGAGCGGCAGGACGGCGCCGCCGGGTACCGCGATGTCGGTGTCGAAAGAGCTGGCGATCCCGATCGGGGTGGTGCCGTCGAAGGCGCCGAACTTGTGC
The window above is part of the Amycolatopsis camponoti genome. Proteins encoded here:
- a CDS encoding GNAT family N-acetyltransferase produces the protein MTDFDVRPVTEDERRGTLDLLGRSLHTNRISDESWARYGDSWPAAHKFGAFDGTTPIGIASSFDTDIAVPGGAVLPLGAVDGIGVRADRTRRGVLTAMMAVQLEDFVARGIPLAALHASEPTIYGRFGYGSAALGKTVWLPRPAARLHDRVPAAGDVRMLTPQEALAEIPGLYRRIGLHRAGMIGRPAEWWPIAHDRLAGPTGSHVVAVHSGPDGDDGFVVYDTVDRRTLESPDEGAVLKVRELHAADPVARAALWRFLLSIDLVSGVRARYRPVDEPLAAMLADHRHARTADVEDDLWLRPVDVAAALAARAYRAADPVVLAVTDRQLPANTGHYEVTPDGTHRTDAAADLALDADTLGMLYLGQWSATALAEAGRIEVRTPGAAARADELFTTVTAPWCGTHF